The genomic interval aattgaaaCACAAATCATTTGTTAAGTCGAttacatcaaacaaatgaacgatACTTATAAAAGTTAATAGTCTCATAATCGGTCGTCTGTTTGTTTGATACAATTGACTAAGCAAACGGTATTTGTTGGCATTGACTTTTTACAAGTGATCTTTATTGATTAacaaaacttttaatgattaaaattTTGTATTCACAATACCAAATGTATAGAAACAAGAGGAATTTTGACGCACACGTCCATATTAGTATGAACACAAGTATTTTCCTTATTTTTGGGTCTTAAGTTCTGTACCTAAATTTTACTATACCGATCTTCATAACTTTTATCATTATTGAAATGTTCCGAAATGTTTATTAAAATTCTATTTTTAAGACTGTTGATATGCtggtacttatttaccatatTTTGATCCAAATCTAATACCAACTTCATGATGGAGCTAGCGCATCCATTCAAATTGATTTAAGGGTTGATGATATCTCGACCAGATGCCATTGTAGTTAATTATGTTCCTATACAATTTGGTTGCTTTCGTTCTTACAGAAGGTGTTGCATCTCTTCGATTTGATGACCCTTACCCTAGTCAATTTCTAGTTATAAGAAATATTTTTTGTAATAAAGTTATAAGAAATATTGTTGGTAAATgtttaacaaacaaaaaattcaaGTATACCTGCTTCTTGTGTAGTtattgaaaacaaaagaaacctTCCGCCAGTTAGAATATTTCTGCCAAAAACAAAGAACCTCCCTTGGTTATCTTGGCCAAAGCAAAAGGTGAAAAAACCAACTTCCAATCCCATCAACGTCTCCTTGCGGCTGCTTcagttattaaaaaaaaaaagaccaagACCCAAAATAACGTATTTAAAACGACAAAAGAATGCCCACTCGCACATTATTATACAGCCTGTTTCTCCCTTAGAGCTCTCCCCATCCTTTTATTGAGTCCTCCAGAAGCAAAAGACTTCATCTTTCACCACACCATTGATCATCACCTCCAGAAACCATGAGCTATTACAACCAGCAACAACCCCCAGTTGGTGTTCCTCCTCCTCAAGGTATGTGATCGATCGCTTTCTCTTCTGTATTTTATTCAGACCCCATGATCTTAGCCAAGTAGTTGATCATCAATGAGTTTGCATTGGTTCAATTCTGACATGAGTACGTACATGGACTACATGCATGTTCTGTTTGATTAGGTTATCCACCTGAGGGATATCCCAAAGACGCTTATCCTCCTCCGGGGTATCCCCCACAGGGCTATCCCCAGCAAGGCTATCCTCCGCCTCAGGGATATGTCCAGCAATACCCTCCTCCCTATGCTCCCCAATACGCTCAGCCTCCTCCTCAACAGCAACAGAACAACAGCAGTGGATTCATGGAAGGCTGGTATGTGAATatatctctctttttctttctctttctcttcgtaTTTGGGTCTGAAACCGAGTTGAGTTGGGTGCTGACTCAGATCTGGGTTCGTCCCCGATCAGCTAAAGTCCACTTTGGCCGGAGTCAACTCGGAGTTGTGAAGCAGTCAAAACACGATACACGAGGTAGATGGGAATAGTTCTGGTCTCTGACCCTGCCCTGGGAAATCATTTTCCCACAATACCCTTATTTTTTCGTGAGACTGTTCAGAGATCTAGGGTGTGTTTAGTCTTTTTGTTCATTTGGTTGTCAGATCGATGTTCTAGGTCGTATGTTCTTTTTCGATGGCTTTTAGCTTTAGGTCTCATCCGACGGCAATTATTATTTGTACTACTCAATTGTTGTTTTTAGTTCTGACTCTGTTTTCGGAATTTTGGCGAATGTTGGTGTAGTTTGGCTGCTCTGTGCTGTTGCTGTTTGCTCGATGCTGTCTTCTGATCGGAGATTTGAGTCGACGAGATTGAAGGCTCATTTGATCGGAGGATTTTCATCGTGTAGAGTTTGAGTCCAACCCATATTGGGTTGTCAAATTCATCTATCTGTTACAGAATTTCATCCTACAATATTGTCAAGGTTCTGTTTTTTGTGTATCATTAGTGTTCTTCATAAATGATATGAATAAGTTATGAACTTTGGCTTGGAAGTTAGAATGTTTCATCGGTATACTTGTTATTATATATGGCCTGGTGTGTTGTATACAATTCTCAACTAGGATGTGAATTACTTGTTTTTGGATATTGAATGATTAAACTTGTGCAAGAGCACATTGGACAACTATTATGTTGGACCTTTTCATATAGTTTTTGCTTAGTTGGCTAATTTGAATTCGATGCTTTTTGGCATTATGAAGAGCTGGATGAATATGTCTATTTTGATTATTGAGTAGCCTCCAAATGGGTTTTCACGAGGTTTCTCTGTGAAGTACAATATTGAAAAGTACTATTGATTGGAAGACTTTCGAAGCGAATTTGGCTTTGTTGCGTTCTTCattattgaatttttgaaaTCACGAAGATAGAGACATACAAAATTTCCTAAAAAGAACAATATGATCTCATGCATATGAGTTTGGAAAAAGTTTGTACTTCCAAAGGTTGGGATGGAAACTTTTACAACAAGGAAATGCAGATGATAAAAACAAAGATTGTGTAGAGACTGCAACATGTACTTCGATGATATGCTAATAAATGATAACATGCATGGATCACAATTATGCCATTTGAATGTTTCAACTAAATATTCGTAGGATGTGCTTTGCCAAAATATAAAATGCTCCTCGGATATGGAGTACTTAATGAATGATCAAAAGATAGCACCATATATATGGTTGGATTTTGCTTGTAGTACGTATTCTCTCAATCACATACCGCTAGCTAGCCTTGGAAACTATAGAAAGAAACCCAAGTAGAGAGAATCTATCTCAACTGAATAATGCGTAGAGATCGATCATGGTTATCTTGAAACAATTAAATTCTGTAATTGTATAGAACAGTGGCGGATCTAAGGTTCAAAAGTTACCCGAGCAGAAAAAAATTCGTAATGTAAACTCTTGATAAGGCTGAAAAAAATTACATGTAATGACAGTCATATACTTGTAGCTGAGAGAAATTGTACTGAGAAACATATTTAAGTGAACATACCAAATATTATGAATATGTGACTGAGATAAGATAGTTGTTGTGAAACTATGAGCAAGAGAAGACCACTGATCAGCAGAAAAACAAATGGATTTGGCATATTTTTTCCAGTGTTGGCACTGTCCATATACATATCTTCctccattttcaaaatcaagaacaaagcagtagcaaattttttttttcaatttcaaaagcTTCAACACCTCCATGAAGTACTGGAGCCTCTAGTATATGAACCAACACAACTGCTGAATCTACATATGCTTGGTCATAAGTAAAGCTGAGATAGTGATTAATAAACTCAAACATTATAAACCAGAAATTAGCAACATTCAAAACAGAACACAGGAGATAACGGGCATCGAATGATGGTCTAAGCTCAATCTCTTGATTGTGTCTCTGCAACCCAACATGACAAAACTCAAGAACATGTGAAAGTATAGTACCAAATCGTAGAAATGACTGCAAATTTTTCTATCAAATCATTTCTCCACTAATGCTTTCCGAACTagctgaagaagaaaattaacCAAGTTGTTGTCAGTACTAGTAACCAGTAGGGAGTTCATCAGCTGAGTAGGAATAATGACTTTAGCAGTATCCTGTCTTAAGTAGTCATGCACATGGCTACACATTTCCCAAAAATACTGGACCtttttatttcaaactttcaAATGAACTCTGGAGGAACACAAACAGAAATCTTGCCACCGAAAGTTCAAACAAACATGTAAAATACATCACAGAGAGGAGGCACATTCTTGCTCTTGCATGGTGCTCATTGGTAGATAGTTCTCTACTTATATTAGCAACGCCTTGATCGAGCTCATTAATTATAATCACCAAAAAGAAATGCCAGAAAATTGGTTTAGTTGTCTAAAGCCATGGTTCCCAAAGGTAGGCAACATCGGGAAGCTTTTTGGAAACTGAAGTTGCAATACATGATTATGAAGAGCACAGTCAACATCCAAGATCACACGTCTTCAGCTACCACACACTATATTAGGAAACAATCTCTGAATCAAATCAAGGTTATGAAGAGCACCACTCTCACTCTCAGTGCACTAAGAATACCAACATCCACAAGCTATAATGTCTTATAAAGTTTGCATGTCGATAAAGAAAACAATCAGAACCAATAAATGCTAGCTGCTGTTACCCTCAAAATCAATATCCTTAGAACATAAGTGCCTTGCAGACTTGAGCTCATAAACTCTGAATTTAGGTGTACATGATGCAATGAGGAACTTGGGTTGATAAACATCAGAACTGAATATTGTCTTCAGTGTGATTAACCAAGTTGCTAACTTTAGCTCAGAGACCTCAACTGTTTGAGTGGATGGTGGGTATCAGAAGGAAGATACATGAAAACCCAGAACTGAGACAATGTAAAATGCTTGTCATTTGTCAAAATCTGCCCAACGGATATAGCACATTAAGGCCAGCCTCCAAAATTTTCTCCCAGCAGCAGCTGGGAGAGTTGTAGCATAGATCCGCCTCTGGTATAGACTACAAAAACAAGATCCCAATACCATTCACCTTTTCCATATCTCCTCGAGCTCTCCTTCTTTTCTCCTCAAGTGGGTCTTCTTCCGCATCTCATCGAAGCTTCCAACATCCACAATTTTTCTGTACCTCCTTTGtaatcttaattttttttttgtgtaatTGTCACAACTATGCTTAagtaattttcttttgttaggGGGAAGTTTGAAGCCCCAATCATGTGACAAACATCGTTTAGTTAATCAGCGCCTTCGGTGATATGCATATATCTTCGGTATGTCATATTCTCTCAGAGTTGCTAGCTTAAGTTCTTGCTTTTATGGTTGGCGTAACCAAGAGGGGCAAGAAATGAGTAGCAACATTTTTAGGCGTATGGCCGCTGTCAAAATCAATCATTGCCTTAGGAGGGAAAATGATGGCTTCAAGTCATCAACATCTATATTTTGTGCTCAATATAATCTATCACAGTCATTGTCTCGATCTAAAAGACAAACCAAGATGCGTGTTCCACCTTCCCTCCGGTAAGGAAGATTTTTGGGAACTACCCGAAAACTAGCGTGAAGTTTTAGGATGTCTAGTCCATTGATACCGTATGTTATCAATATCCTCTAGGATAGGGCATCGAGGGGCGTGAGGGATACATTGTCTAAACGAGATATTTCAACAAACGGTATCTCAATTATCTCACATTATAAATTTTAGTATCTaacattttaaaattatcataTTGGTATCTCAAGTTTCTATTTCAGTATAACTTTAGTTTTTTCAGTCAATTAATACCGTTAGTAGTTTTATTTTCCACCAATTTTCAGGGGTAATTCcatcattttgtttcttactaatTTCAATGTTTATTTCCCTccaaatttattttctatttaaaaAACAAGTTAATCAAGAGATTTACTACCATTATTACAAATAAGAAGTTCgcaattacaaaataaaccaacatatatttcatattgaTATGTTCATCAACCAACAACTATAATGTTATAATAATAAACTCAAAACCTCTATCATAGgcatttaaatgtttcaaaaccaaaataaaatgcTTATATAACACTTTGTTTGAATGATAGAAAATGTTGGCTATAAACttgtaaccaaaaaaagaaaatgccaTCTATAAACTAATTAAAAGCTAGATTTATAGACCAAATCATTAGCAAAACAGTTAAACCCATATTATTTTCAAACTTCTTATTTGTAATGGTAGTGGTAAATGAATGGTGTTCATTAATTTTGTAATGAAATGATAtgtattgattaattaattaatttatctttaaataaaagttaaatttggaggaaaataaaaactgaaATCCATGGGAAATAAACTTACAGAATTGCTCCTAAAAATTGGTGGAAAAAAACCTATTGACAATGTTAATCGACggaatgaactaaaattaaacTGTAATATAAAATGTTAAGtactaaaatttaaaatgagaAACAATCGAGGTACCGTTCGTTAAAATCTCCATTACTTAAATATCTAAACCTCGGAGTGGCCTACAACTATCTTCCATATATAAGACCATTTAGAATAATATCACATGAAATATCTATCGAGAGCTCGTAGTAGACTTACTAGCAAGAGTAGCATGTTAATCTATGAGCACTCATCTGCTTCTCGATCGGTAAACATGCCTAAGAAGAATAAAACTAAAATCTTGCATGTACTACCGGCGATCAAAAAGAGTATAAGTACATCTAAATTCAAACAAGTCTTGCTCCTTGGCCAGAGCTGCAGCCACACGAAGTCTCCGTTCATTACATGTCACgtcttcaaaatcagaaacaccTAAATAAACCGCACTGAGTTCAAACGGCTCATAAATTACGCAATATATAATGAGAACTTAAAAAATATCAGAAATTCTTGGAACACCACGTGGCAAAATAAAACCGAAGTTGCACCGAAATCCTGTGCTACTCTCGGTTGGCAAAGTCCATCCCTCGTGTCGCTCAGTAAGAAATCCCAGGTGGACGAGAAAAACGGCAACTGAAAATTTCAAATCCCAGAAAACCCAAAATTAGGGTTCATATCAcggaaaataaaaaccctagaaaacagaagaagaacaaagttAAATCATCGGCCGCCTCACTCTGGCTTCTCTGGTAATCACTCGCACCCCTCTATTTCAATTGTTCGTTATTTTCCTTGCCccaatttcaactctttgtGTTTGGATTCGTCAAATTCCGTGGAGATTATAACATGCAATTAGTCAAATTGAATCGCTTTGTGCTATTGTTTTGATTAATCTCTGAGGAAAGTTTAGGTTTTTATGTGGGAGACGATGATATTGATGATTCAGCGTTTGAATTTTGGGCGGAGGCTTTTAgggtttgattttcttttttgtgatTTGTACGAGAGGTGAATTGTTTATGAGATTCTATAAAGCaatcaaaaaaaatttttttggggaaagttttgatttttattttgttttgaggagATGGTAATTGTGAAGAAATGAAGGATATTTTGAATTACATTGTAAGATTAAAACAGCTTATATTTGAGTTACTTGGAGTAATAATGAAAAACtgtgttttgttttaaaaattgCGCGGTGGAAACTTATTATAGGTTAATCTTAGTTTTGATAGAATGTTATGGTTCTTTTTAGTTGTTCATTTATGGTTTTTGTATCTAATGACTGTTAAGATGTTTGGTTGATTGTGTATGCTAATGTGGAGTGGTGGTGTTTTTTTGGCAGATTGATAATCTGGAGGAATTCCTTCTTGTTACCGTCTATGGGCGCTCCTAAGCAGAAATGGAATGCGGAAGAAGAAGCCGCCCTTAAAGCCGGGGTGGTTAAACATGGGGCTGGAAAATGGCGGACGATTCTTAAAGATCCAGAGTTTGCACGCATCTTGTATCTTCGATCAAATGTGGATCTTAAGGTACGAAGTTTGTTGATGCTTTGATCTGTTCTGTACTATTTATGATGGATTGCATTATAGTTTAGTCTTTTACACTGATTTGGTTTTGATGGTGGGCAGGATAAGTGGAGAAATTTGAGTGTCCTCGTAAATGGATGGGGCTCCCGAGATAAGTATAGGACAGTCACTAGAAGATTGGCTCAGGTCCCAAAACAGGAAGATAGTTCTATGGCTCTCAGTGCTGGTCAAAGCGATGAAGATGCTATGGATGCTAAGCCTATGGCAGCATCTAGTGATTCACAGCAGGTTTCTGCTCCAAAAAGATCCATTGTGAGGTTATGCAGCTCTCTTTTCTTTCAGTTTTGCTTCTTTGATTATTGAATATTTAGTGCTGCATCTTTGTCTGTATGTCAGTCTCGTTCATGGTAGTTTTGGTGATTGGTTAATTGTCCGAACTTGGTCTCAATATTGTTTATGTTCAAGAACGGATGCCATAAATGATAAATCAGAAGTCTATCTAGAATCTGTTACAACTTCTATCCAGAGAGTTCAATCTTTTTGATTTACAGGGTTGCTAGACTGGCAATCTTATTGTGAACACAGAAAATATACAAGGGATTCTGAAATCATCCCTAAATGAAATCACTGTTTTTTACATGTAATATCTCATGAATAGTTTTTGATAGATGTGAACATGAAAACACATCTATAGAGTATGTTTTGGCTCTTATGGAGCTGTTCAAG from Argentina anserina chromosome 2, drPotAnse1.1, whole genome shotgun sequence carries:
- the LOC126784489 gene encoding cysteine-rich and transmembrane domain-containing protein WIH2-like, producing the protein MSYYNQQQPPVGVPPPQGYPPEGYPKDAYPPPGYPPQGYPQQGYPPPQGYVQQYPPPYAPQYAQPPPQQQQNNSSGFMEGCLAALCCCCLLDAVF